From a single bacterium genomic region:
- a CDS encoding biliverdin-producing heme oxygenase, with product MHTLPEVTVADMGVAESRHGLLSTRLKEATDALHHEVEHGSEINRRIVTKVRADDADADAQRTQYRDAYILFLKSAYGFERAVLGAVHEFGLRTDLKETGYFAEHVDAAMLCERDIELLTGSRERLEVPYDFPRIKSVAELAGVEYVRRGSRNGNAFIAHAVRGNIGVGPDNGAAFLNLDNGQTRPNWMRFKGWLDSLDLSEVEFEQAVHAAQETFRAVGKWHAQVCR from the coding sequence GTGCACACATTGCCTGAAGTTACGGTTGCGGATATGGGGGTTGCCGAGTCACGGCACGGGTTGCTCTCAACCCGGCTGAAGGAAGCCACCGATGCCCTGCACCACGAAGTTGAACATGGCTCTGAGATTAACCGGCGCATCGTAACGAAGGTTCGCGCTGACGACGCGGACGCGGATGCTCAAAGAACACAATATCGCGACGCGTACATACTGTTCCTCAAGTCCGCATATGGTTTCGAGCGAGCCGTGCTCGGCGCAGTGCACGAATTCGGATTGCGCACGGACTTGAAGGAGACCGGCTACTTTGCGGAACATGTCGACGCGGCGATGCTGTGCGAGCGGGATATTGAGCTGCTCACTGGGTCGCGTGAAAGACTTGAAGTTCCATACGATTTTCCGCGTATCAAATCGGTCGCGGAGCTCGCCGGTGTCGAGTATGTCCGGCGCGGCTCGCGCAACGGCAACGCCTTCATCGCTCATGCCGTGCGCGGTAACATCGGAGTCGGTCCGGACAACGGAGCCGCATTTCTGAACCTCGACAACGGTCAAACTCGTCCCAACTGGATGCGGTTCAAAGGCTGGCTTGACTCGCTTGATTTGAGCGAAGTGGAATTTGAACAGGCTGTTCATGCTGCGCAGGAGACGTTTCGTGCCGTGGGCAAGTGGCATGCGCAGGTGTGCAGATAA